In Mucilaginibacter celer, one DNA window encodes the following:
- a CDS encoding TrmH family RNA methyltransferase, with protein sequence MLSKSQISLLKSLQHKKFRKEHGLFLVEGHKSVIEFVNTAYQVDTIYHTPAIAPKMLNLSRKINFQEISLADLEKISSLKTPQEVIGLVKMPIWPALNYNTLKNRFSLVLDGVQDPGNMGTIIRTADWFGIADVICSEDTVDVYNPKVVQATMGSLARVNVHYTDLAATLPQIKLPVFGAMLDGENMYTTNFGNEGLLAMGNEGNGLRPDVQALISKKVTIPRVGHAESLNVAIATAILCSEIKRNSLK encoded by the coding sequence ATGCTTTCAAAATCACAGATCAGTTTATTAAAATCCTTACAACATAAAAAATTCCGGAAAGAGCATGGTTTGTTTTTGGTAGAGGGTCACAAATCGGTTATCGAGTTTGTAAACACCGCATACCAGGTTGATACTATTTACCATACCCCCGCAATTGCTCCAAAAATGCTGAATTTATCCCGAAAAATAAATTTTCAGGAGATTTCGTTAGCCGATCTGGAAAAGATCAGCAGTTTGAAAACCCCGCAGGAGGTAATTGGTTTGGTAAAAATGCCAATTTGGCCCGCTTTAAATTATAATACGCTAAAAAACAGGTTTTCGCTGGTGCTTGATGGCGTCCAGGATCCCGGCAATATGGGCACCATTATCCGCACTGCCGATTGGTTTGGCATCGCCGATGTTATTTGCTCGGAAGATACAGTTGATGTTTATAACCCCAAAGTTGTACAGGCCACCATGGGCTCGCTGGCCAGGGTTAACGTACATTATACAGATCTGGCAGCCACCCTGCCTCAAATAAAACTCCCTGTTTTTGGAGCCATGCTTGACGGCGAAAATATGTACACCACAAATTTTGGCAATGAAGGTTTGCTGGCTATGGGTAACGAGGGTAATGGCTTACGCCCCGATGTACAGGCACTTATCAGCAAAAAAGTAACTATCCCGCGCGTCGGCCATGCCGAATCGCTGAACGTTGCCATTGCTACTGCGATACTTTGTTCAGAAATTAAACGAAATTCGTTGAAATAA
- a CDS encoding spore protein, with translation MGVTRLKRKDRRNKTFSRLEVQFLKLATNLEYGSRSAEKKTSQIAKNNAALEIALGK, from the coding sequence ATGGGCGTTACTCGTTTAAAAAGAAAAGATAGGAGAAACAAAACTTTTTCACGTTTAGAAGTTCAGTTCCTGAAACTGGCTACTAACCTTGAATACGGAAGCCGTTCTGCTGAGAAAAAAACCAGCCAGATCGCGAAAAACAATGCAGCTTTAGAAATTGCATTAGGTAAATAA